The Leptospira paudalimensis region GAAATCCGAAAAAAATTCTTAAACAATATGAGCCAAAACCGTGCAGAAGATATATTAGATATTTTAGATATGAAACCCCGCGTCACCTTACGAGAGATAAACGAAGCACGAAGTAAGATTGTCCAGGTTGCAAGAGTTTTAGAAGAGGAAAATCAAATCCTATTCAAAAAAGACAAAGAAGAATACATCGAATGAAAAGGGGATGAACAAGAAGGGAAATTCCCGATGGCGGAGTTGACGGGGCTCGAACCCGCGACATCCTGCGTGACAGGCAGGCACTCTAACCAACTGAGCTACAACTCCATCGGAATAAAAACCAAGGTATAGATTCGACTCCAATCGTCAACATTGTTTTCATTTGTTTTCTTGCCTTCGGTTAGAATTTTGAGAAACTGGCATAGGTTCTATGCAAATCGAAGAAAAAAAAGCCAAAGACCTTTTCCAGGATCGTATCTTCACACTTTCCAATTTTTTATCCATATTCCGTGTATTGTTATTACCGTTTTTTTTCTATAGCACATATGATTATGCCAAAGATCCATCTAACCTAAAAGCATTCTTTGCTTCCATTGGTTATGCTTTGGTTGCCGTTTTTACTGATTATTTGGATGGCCTCTTTGCTAGACTCTTACACCAAGAAACCACTCTCGGTAGGTACTTAGATCCTGTTTGTGATAAACTTGTGACTTTGGGTGGACTTTCAGTTGTGACACTTCATTTTGCATTTCCCAGTTGGATCCTCATTGTGTATTT contains the following coding sequences:
- a CDS encoding CDP-alcohol phosphatidyltransferase family protein, whose protein sequence is MQIEEKKAKDLFQDRIFTLSNFLSIFRVLLLPFFFYSTYDYAKDPSNLKAFFASIGYALVAVFTDYLDGLFARLLHQETTLGRYLDPVCDKLVTLGGLSVVTLHFAFPSWILIVYFIREVLGVWLGGFLYLKRGLQGRPNWWGKFGVGIVAVSVIWYMSLPYFHQFGAPYPFLMHPVISAYVLLFVLTAGVIAYVVRYWNIVLHPEAIELDPENKKQAKKYQKI